A window of the Pristiophorus japonicus isolate sPriJap1 chromosome 13, sPriJap1.hap1, whole genome shotgun sequence genome harbors these coding sequences:
- the LOC139278154 gene encoding probable G-protein coupled receptor 139 translates to MASVPDMGLNLLVILILSRGRCGLSGCITCYLVAMASADLSVILTDVILKQIIPLYSTDPFTKNLTLCGLIDCLTHATTDCSVWFTVAFTFDRFVAICCQKLKTKYCTWRTALVVIATICVLSSLKNIPWYFRYEVAYLFFIPLFCMVKFSYYSSPLWKAFDFLHRVTTPLLPFVLILLLNGLTVRYILLASRARRRLRGNGDRENHKDAEMENRRKSIILLFSISASFILLWMTQAVYTIHERVTLNHIFDRLPFVKDRLPFVIAYIGPMLQLLSSCSNTCIYVVTQSKVREELKNVFTYPFVLIVQLVT, encoded by the coding sequence TTAACCTGCTGGTGATCCTGATCTTGTCCCGAGGAAGGTGTGGTCTATCCGGATGTATCACCTGTTACCTGGTGGCGATGGCATCAGCTGATCTAAGTGTTATTCTCACTGACGTGATACTGAAGCAGATTATCCCCCTTTATTCCACGGACCCATTCACTAAAAACCTTACCCTCTGCGGTCTCATTGACTGCCTCACTCATGCAaccacagattgttctgtctggttcacagtcgctttcacctttgatcgatttgtggccatttgttgccagaagctgaaaactaaatattgcacttgGAGAACTGCGTTGGTAGTAATTGCAACAATATGTGTGCTGAGCTCTTTGAAGAACATCCCTTGGTATTTTCGATATGAAGTTGCGTATTTATTTTTCATACCATTGTTCTGCATGGTGAAGTTCAGCTACTATAGCTCACCCCTGTGGAAAGCATTTGACTTCTTACATCGTGTGACAACCCCACTGCTCCCGTTCGTTCTGATTCTGCTCCTCAATGGCCTGACTGTCAGATATATTTTATTGGCGAGTCGAGCCCGCAGGAGACTGCGGGGGAACGGTGATCGGGAGAATCACAAGGATGCAGAGATGGAGAATCGCAGGAAGTCTATCATCCTGCTCTTCAGTATATCTgcaagcttcatactgctgtggatgACACAAGCTGTGTACACCATCCACGAACGAGTTACATTAAATCACATTTTTGACCGCCTTCCATTCGTCAAAGATCGCCTTCCATTCGTCATTGCATACATTGGGCCAATGCTACAACTCCTCAGTTCCTGCAGCAACACTTGCATTTATGTTGTGACTCAGAGCAaagtcagagaggagttgaagaatgtgttcACTTACCCCTTTGTTCTGATTGTCCAGTTAGTTACCTAA